The Altererythrobacter sp. CAU 1644 genome has a window encoding:
- a CDS encoding D-2-hydroxyacid dehydrogenase produces the protein MTILAISGLIRPLLEPRLPAGLDVRWFMTKEEALEAVPEAEIGWFDMYEQDAMAATLRAATNLKWLNSIYAGLDFLPMDVLIERGITVTNGAGINAITIAEYVVMGMLNIAKGYRDVVRAQDRKEWLQDSPGKRELSGTKALLLGYGAIGKLIKPRLEAFDVEVTVVRRSGGEGALRPDEWRGKLGEFDWVILAVPATPETEAMIGASELAAMKSDAVVVNIARGAVIDQPALVEALKIKSIGGAFLDVTTPEPLPADHELWTLDNAHITMHLSGRAQDKMFMRSAERFLENLDRYLKGEPVGPVFDPKLGY, from the coding sequence ATGACCATTCTCGCGATTTCGGGCCTCATCCGGCCGCTGCTCGAGCCGCGCTTGCCCGCAGGGCTGGACGTGCGCTGGTTCATGACCAAGGAAGAAGCGCTGGAGGCAGTGCCCGAAGCCGAGATCGGCTGGTTCGATATGTACGAGCAGGATGCGATGGCAGCCACGCTGCGCGCCGCTACAAATCTGAAATGGCTCAACTCGATCTACGCGGGCCTCGATTTCCTGCCGATGGACGTGCTGATCGAACGCGGCATCACTGTCACCAACGGTGCGGGCATCAACGCAATTACCATCGCCGAATACGTCGTGATGGGCATGCTCAATATCGCCAAGGGTTATCGCGATGTCGTTCGTGCGCAGGACCGCAAGGAATGGTTGCAGGACTCACCCGGCAAGCGCGAACTCTCGGGTACCAAGGCGCTGCTGCTTGGCTACGGCGCCATCGGCAAGCTGATCAAGCCGCGGCTCGAGGCCTTCGATGTCGAAGTGACGGTTGTGCGGCGCAGCGGCGGGGAGGGTGCGCTCAGGCCCGATGAGTGGCGCGGCAAGCTGGGCGAGTTCGACTGGGTCATCCTCGCCGTTCCGGCCACGCCAGAGACCGAAGCGATGATCGGCGCGAGCGAACTTGCTGCGATGAAGTCGGACGCGGTGGTCGTGAATATCGCGCGCGGCGCGGTGATCGACCAGCCCGCTCTGGTCGAGGCGCTCAAGATCAAGTCGATCGGCGGTGCCTTCCTCGACGTCACCACCCCCGAGCCACTGCCCGCGGATCACGAGCTATGGACGCTCGACAACGCACACATCACCATGCACCTTTCGGGCCGCGCGCAGGACAAGATGTTCATGCGCAGTGCCGAGCGCTTCCTTGAGAACCTCGACCGCTATCTGAAGGGAGAGCCGGTCGGGCCGGTGTTCGATCCGAAATTGGGGTACTAA
- a CDS encoding S24 family peptidase produces the protein MDDGAKERGRLLELAEKNRASLASLSAMIGRNPSYLQQFVRKGSPRKLEEQDRRKLAQFFGVDEGELGAPQAGTREKSYGAALIPRKSAQWIDVPRLDIGASAGPGALAHSEEAFDTFRFSSRWLREQGLEGSQLSSITVEGDSMEPLLRDGDEILVDRTPRPLRDGVHVVRLGDTLMVKRVASQGAGRLALLSQNLAYPPVEVAAEEVEIIGRVVWKAGRI, from the coding sequence ATGGACGATGGCGCGAAGGAGCGGGGAAGGCTCCTCGAACTGGCCGAGAAGAACCGGGCGAGCCTGGCGTCGCTTTCCGCGATGATTGGGCGTAACCCCAGCTATTTGCAGCAGTTTGTGCGCAAGGGCTCGCCGCGCAAGCTTGAGGAACAGGACCGCCGCAAGCTGGCGCAGTTCTTCGGGGTAGATGAAGGGGAACTGGGCGCTCCGCAGGCGGGAACACGGGAAAAATCCTACGGTGCGGCCCTGATTCCTCGCAAGAGTGCCCAATGGATCGACGTCCCGCGGCTCGACATCGGCGCATCCGCCGGCCCTGGCGCGCTCGCGCATTCGGAGGAGGCGTTCGACACCTTCCGTTTCTCGAGCCGCTGGCTACGCGAACAGGGGCTCGAAGGCTCGCAACTTTCATCGATCACGGTTGAGGGCGACAGCATGGAGCCGCTCCTGCGCGATGGCGACGAGATCCTGGTCGATCGTACGCCGCGGCCGTTGCGCGATGGCGTGCATGTTGTGAGGCTGGGCGACACGCTGATGGTGAAACGGGTCGCCTCGCAAGGGGCAGGGCGGCTGGCGTTGCTCTCTCAGAACCTCGCCTATCCGCCGGTCGAAGTGGCAGCCGAGGAGGTCGAGATTATCGGCCGGGTGGTGTGGAAGGCGGGGCGGATATAA
- a CDS encoding MBL fold metallo-hydrolase has protein sequence MRAAIIPVTPLQQNCSLIWCTRTMKAALVDPGGDLDRLKEAVDKVGVTLEKLLVTHGHIDHCGQTGILAEELGLPIEGPHEDDRFWIARLDDDGARYGINGKTFEPDRWLVDGDTVTVGELTLEVIHCPGHTPGHVVFFHRPSNFAIVGDVLFQGSIGRTDFPLGNHQDLIDSITKKLWPLGEGVTFIPGHGPTSTFGQERKTNAFVSDYALS, from the coding sequence ATGCGCGCTGCGATCATTCCGGTGACGCCGCTGCAGCAGAACTGTTCGCTGATCTGGTGCACCAGGACCATGAAGGCGGCGCTGGTCGATCCCGGTGGAGATCTCGACCGGCTCAAGGAAGCCGTCGACAAGGTCGGCGTGACGCTGGAGAAGCTGCTCGTCACGCACGGCCACATCGATCATTGCGGGCAAACCGGCATCCTCGCCGAGGAGTTGGGCCTGCCGATCGAGGGGCCGCATGAAGACGACCGCTTCTGGATCGCGCGGCTCGACGATGATGGCGCGCGCTACGGCATCAATGGCAAGACCTTCGAGCCCGATCGCTGGCTGGTCGATGGCGACACGGTGACGGTGGGCGAGCTGACGCTCGAGGTGATCCATTGCCCCGGCCACACCCCCGGACATGTCGTGTTCTTCCACCGGCCGAGCAATTTCGCGATCGTTGGCGACGTGCTGTTCCAGGGGAGTATCGGGCGCACCGATTTCCCCCTCGGCAATCACCAGGACCTGATCGATTCGATCACCAAGAAGCTGTGGCCGCTGGGCGAGGGCGTGACCTTTATCCCGGGCCACGGCCCCACCAGCACTTTCGGCCAGGAACGCAAGACCAACGCCTTCGTCAGCGATTACGCGCTTTCCTGA
- a CDS encoding MAPEG family protein, whose translation MNVILPVTLSAAAAAGIINLWLAMRVGQMRGQTKKIHGDDGGGPLTRRMRAHLNFVEYTPFVLILIGVIELAGRGAVWLPYVAGVYMLARVAHGFGMDSESFSKLRGVGILVTMLTLLGLAIVAVLILLGVM comes from the coding sequence ATGAACGTCATCCTGCCAGTTACGCTGAGCGCCGCCGCCGCAGCCGGCATCATCAACCTGTGGCTCGCCATGCGCGTCGGGCAGATGCGCGGCCAGACCAAGAAGATCCATGGCGACGATGGCGGTGGTCCGTTGACGCGGCGCATGCGCGCCCATCTCAACTTCGTCGAATACACCCCTTTTGTCCTGATCCTGATCGGCGTGATCGAACTGGCCGGCAGAGGCGCGGTGTGGCTGCCCTATGTCGCCGGCGTCTATATGCTCGCCCGCGTGGCGCACGGATTCGGAATGGATTCGGAATCCTTCAGCAAGCTGCGCGGCGTCGGCATCCTCGTGACCATGCTCACACTGCTTGGCCTCGCGATCGTCGCGGTGCTGATCCTACTCGGAGTAATGTAG
- the rpmF gene encoding 50S ribosomal protein L32 yields the protein MAVPKRKVSPHRRGNRRAHDSLKVEAHHECSNCGELKRPHNLCPHCGYYNGREVVAVGL from the coding sequence ATGGCTGTCCCCAAGAGAAAAGTATCGCCCCACCGCCGTGGCAATCGTCGCGCGCATGATTCGCTGAAGGTCGAAGCTCATCACGAATGCTCGAACTGCGGTGAGCTCAAGCGCCCGCACAATCTTTGCCCGCACTGCGGTTATTACAACGGTCGCGAGGTTGTCGCGGTCGGCCTTTAA
- the plsX gene encoding phosphate acyltransferase PlsX, whose translation MSLPRIAVDAMGGDEGVRVMVEGAALARRRHDKFQFLLVGDETRIKAALENHPNMRGASEILHCEDVVGGDELPSRALRRSKTTSMGLAVNAVKQGDAGAAVSAGNTGALMAMSKLALRTMPGIDRPALAALLPTLEEHDVIMLDLGANTEADARNLVQFAVMGAAYSRIVNGFENPRVRLLNIGTEEIKGTEALRDAAAQLQRATRLELQFDGFVESDKINRGEVDVVVTDGFSGNIALKAIEGTARFVTDLLRTAFTSSLRSKIGFLVSRPATELLKHHLDPNNHNGAVFLGLNGVVVKSHGSATAKGVANAVEVAARLLEDDITNRIAQDLAALGNGDEPGASEDTDEAAE comes from the coding sequence ATGAGCCTGCCGCGTATCGCCGTTGATGCGATGGGCGGCGATGAAGGCGTGCGCGTCATGGTCGAAGGCGCCGCACTCGCGCGCCGTCGTCACGACAAGTTCCAGTTCCTGCTGGTGGGTGACGAGACGCGGATCAAGGCCGCGCTCGAAAACCATCCCAACATGCGCGGCGCGTCCGAAATCCTCCATTGCGAGGATGTCGTGGGCGGTGACGAACTGCCCAGCCGCGCGCTCCGCCGGTCCAAGACCACTTCGATGGGGCTAGCGGTCAACGCCGTAAAGCAAGGCGATGCCGGTGCCGCGGTAAGCGCCGGGAACACCGGCGCGCTGATGGCGATGAGCAAGCTCGCGCTCCGCACCATGCCCGGGATTGACCGTCCTGCGCTGGCAGCGCTGCTCCCCACCCTCGAAGAACACGACGTGATCATGCTCGACCTCGGTGCCAATACCGAGGCCGACGCGCGCAACCTGGTGCAGTTCGCGGTGATGGGAGCGGCCTATTCGCGCATCGTCAACGGGTTCGAGAATCCGCGCGTGCGCCTGCTCAACATCGGCACCGAAGAGATCAAGGGCACCGAGGCTCTGCGCGATGCTGCGGCCCAATTGCAGCGCGCGACCCGGCTGGAGCTGCAGTTCGACGGCTTCGTCGAGAGCGACAAGATCAACCGCGGTGAAGTGGATGTCGTGGTGACCGACGGATTCTCGGGCAATATCGCGCTCAAGGCGATCGAGGGGACAGCGCGCTTCGTGACCGACCTTCTGCGGACCGCCTTCACCAGCTCGCTGCGCTCGAAAATCGGCTTCCTCGTGTCGCGCCCTGCGACCGAGCTGCTCAAGCATCATCTCGACCCCAACAATCACAATGGCGCGGTTTTCCTCGGTCTCAACGGGGTGGTGGTGAAGAGCCACGGCAGCGCGACCGCCAAGGGCGTGGCCAATGCGGTCGAGGTCGCGGCGCGCCTGCTCGAAGACGACATCACCAATCGCATCGCGCAGGATCTTGCCGCGCTCGGCAATGGCGACGAGCCTGGTGCGAGCGAAGACACGGACGAGGCAGCCGAGTGA
- a CDS encoding beta-ketoacyl-ACP synthase III: MIRSFIRGSGSALPQRCVSNDELAAEVDTSDEWIVERTGIRQRYIAGEGETTATLATEAARQACADAGVDPQSIELIVLATATPDNTFPATATKVQDALGCNGGIAFDVAAVCSGFLYALATADSMLRTGMAKRALVIGAETFSRILDWEDRTTCVLFGDGAGAIVLEAEDTDQADTGVIATRLHADGAQHDLLYVDGGPSTTQSTGHVRMKGREVFRHAVVNLAEVLGEVIEDSGLTVGDIDWVVPHQANKRILDATARKLGIAEDKVIVTVDRHANTSAASVPLAFDTARKDGRIKPGDLVMFEAMGGGFTWGASLARV; encoded by the coding sequence GTGATCCGCTCCTTCATACGGGGAAGCGGCTCGGCGCTGCCACAGCGCTGCGTCAGCAATGACGAGTTGGCGGCCGAGGTCGATACCAGCGATGAATGGATCGTCGAGCGCACCGGTATCCGGCAGCGCTATATCGCGGGCGAGGGCGAAACCACCGCCACGCTCGCGACCGAGGCGGCCAGGCAGGCCTGCGCCGATGCCGGCGTCGATCCGCAATCGATCGAACTGATCGTTCTCGCCACGGCGACGCCCGACAACACCTTCCCGGCGACGGCGACCAAGGTTCAGGATGCGCTCGGCTGCAACGGCGGAATCGCCTTCGACGTGGCGGCGGTGTGCTCGGGCTTTCTCTACGCGTTGGCGACAGCCGATTCGATGCTTCGCACGGGCATGGCCAAACGGGCACTGGTGATCGGTGCCGAGACTTTCAGCCGCATTCTCGACTGGGAAGACCGCACCACCTGCGTCCTGTTCGGCGACGGCGCCGGGGCGATCGTGCTCGAGGCCGAAGATACCGATCAGGCCGATACGGGGGTCATCGCGACCCGGCTTCATGCCGATGGCGCGCAACACGACCTGCTCTATGTCGATGGCGGTCCGTCCACCACGCAAAGCACCGGCCATGTCCGCATGAAGGGCCGCGAGGTGTTCCGCCACGCGGTGGTGAATCTGGCCGAGGTTTTGGGCGAAGTCATTGAAGATTCAGGACTTACCGTGGGGGATATCGACTGGGTCGTACCCCATCAGGCGAACAAGCGGATCCTCGACGCAACGGCCAGGAAGCTCGGCATTGCAGAGGATAAGGTGATCGTGACGGTCGACCGTCACGCCAACACCTCTGCCGCCTCGGTGCCGCTGGCCTTCGACACCGCGCGCAAGGATGGGCGGATCAAGCCGGGCGACCTCGTAATGTTCGAAGCGATGGGCGGAGGGTTCACCTGGGGGGCCAGTCTCGCCCGGGTGTGA